The genomic interval CAAACTCAAAACAGGAGACGTGATTGATTCCAAGGGACCTTTGTCCCGAAACAttcaggccttgtttagttttcaaaatttttttctaaaaacatcacatcgaatttttgaacacctaaattaagtattaaacatagatgaaccaaaaaactaatcgcatagttatggaagaaatcttgagacgaattttttgagcctaattagcccctgattagccataagtgctacagtaatcaacatgtgctaatgacggattaattaggctcaaaagattcgtctcacggtttctaggctagccgtgaaattcgttttttcattcgtgtccgaataCCGCTTctgacatccagtcaaacatttaacgtgacacttctcccaaaaattttcttagtCTAAACACCACATTTACCTGGACATCTCTGATCTAACGATTGTGGTGTGAAACTGACGGTCTAGGGCTGGGTTCGTTCTTgagcttatttttattttttttcttgacttttatgtgcatatttttcaaactgttaaataatataatttttgcaaaatttctataaacttttttatcatctcacatttctataatattttttaaattttatactagttaatttcatcatttacacTATTTAGATatggaaaaatcaaataatcttttcaCCAAATAGCTCCTAAATCGGctaaggggtgattgtttggcccCCTAATAGCTCCTAAAATagcatatttaataaaaattaatttatgaataaaacatgtatatacgtgctcctagcgatctaaaagtcaaagctgtaaaataaactacgataaaaaacaaaaaaaatctaatataaagctaaaaacttaaattttggtttagaaatataaacagaagcgaaaaaatgagAGTGGGTGCCTCTAAGCTTTGGAAGGAATAGCTGGATGTGCCCTGTTTCCAGCACACTTCTGATGACAAATACTACTACGTATTAAGAACAAGCCAACCGTGTCCTCTGGAATGCACCGTAATGTGGTCGGTTTGTACTAAAAATGTTTTGGGTTGCTTCAGTTAGCAGTGTACTGCTAGCCTACCGTTATTAACATCTCCCCCATTAGTTGCATCTGGTACGCAAATAGCGTCAGCTACGCGGAATGCTGCTGCTGAAGCTCTTCGTTGCCAGCTAGTAGTTACACTTCACACAATCCACAGGCGACATCTCAGCTACGCGGAATGCTGCTGCTGAAGCTCTTCGTTGCCAGCTAGTAGTTACACTTCACACAATCCACAGGCGACATCTTGATTGATTGCTTCATTTGACTCCTGCATTGCTACTCACAATTTTGCAAATGGGTCCTTGCTCCACATGCATGATTACCATGAGATTTCCTGGCAGTGGTtaacaagagaaaaaaggaCTTAACTGTACTGGTGTAGTGCGCGGTTAATTAGAGCAGAGCAGACAACTCAACGCCAGATTCTTGCAGGGTGGCTTCCACGTTAAGGAGAAGCTAGCTTAGCATGAGGCTTTTCCCTCAATCGCACCATTAAAGTTTGATGGAGTGACACTGTGTTTGGATCTGTGCATTAGCTTTACCAAAAGGAATCATAGTAGCACGTACATCAGCAAGTATAAATGCAGGGCCCTGCAGATTTTGGGCGAAGTTGGATGCGGTAATAGCCAATAACTGAAGAAACTAGGATCATTCCTTAGGCTGTTTCAGGACAAAACTTCATTGTCAGAATAATTCGAGTTCGGGCTTCAGCAATGAGAATTCAGAAACGTGGATATCCACCGAAACTATGGGATAAAACCCCTTTGTGTTAACTGCTAGTAGCACCTACCAGATGGATGTGTAGTGGTGGTACTGCCTGCACATGGATGCAGATGCAGCCATGCGGCTAGTTGTGTTTGGTAGAAGCTGGCTGCATAAATCACGCAGAAAAACCTGGAAAATTTATAGCCTACCAATCAACCCAGCATGGACTGTTGTCGCTTTGACCTCATTTTGAGAAGCCATGATAAAGTGAAGTTGCATAAATCAATACCAGTactgtagaaaaaaaatcattttgagAAGTTGGCGTTAATCTGTAACAGTACTACTATAAGCCGAATTGCTTACATAATCACTAGAACTTAGCTGTAATTTTGGTGGTGTTATGCCGTTTGCCACCACAATGCTTCATTTATGTCATAGTAGCAGGATTCAGGAGTATCATTTCCTTAGCCTCGTCTTGTAGACTTGTATTCGGGCTAACCACTAACTCCTCCTTTTGTTTGTTCTTCCATCTTGGCAAAAGTTGCTCTGATGAAAGTGTGTATTGCATTTGCAGGCCTGTTGATAGATTCTTTTCGGCGTCAACTTTACTGCCAATAACTAACAATTGTTCGTAGAAAGGCTCCGTCTCAGTCTTATCGATATTCGCTGTCCGGttcaatatataaaactgTGATCTCTAGATTTTTAGGTTGGTTCTCAAGTTTGCTCGGCACATGAAAAAAGTGTGTACGCGCGTAGGCAGCGTCTGGCGCCGATCCATGAACTCACCAGCCACATAAAAaacgcttttttttttccttccctgTATCTCCAGGCAACGCGCCATGGCACCgcaggttttttttatgagagCTTCGAGAAACTCTGAGCTTGCATGTCTGCTAGCTCTCGCCTCCCTGCACTATATAAATTTCCAAATTCCAAACGATCGAATCTCTCACGCGTAACGGATTGACTGACTTCAAAACTAATGTGTAATTTCATTGAACTTTTGCCATCTGACAAGAGGTGCATAGAAGcaaaagaagaacaagaacTCTGATGGGAACAAGAAGATGCTTCAAAAATGCTGCTTTTTAATCAGCTTAGTTTCAGTTGGCAACCCTGCAGTTCGTGCGGATCTGGCCGTTGCTGCCGGTGAGCACCTGGATGGCCCCCATTTTGACCATGGCCTGGCCAAACCTGGTGGCGAACAGGTACATGTTGTATGCGTTCtgcgcgacgagcgcggcggtggcgttgtCGGCGGTGAGGGTCTGGTCGGAGGCGAGGACGCCGCGGCCGGCCAGGAGGTTCTGGTAGTAGCTGGTGTCGAACGTGTTCTCGCTGCCGTCGTCCATGGCCACCGTGTTCCCGCTCCCCTGCGGGCACACCCGCGCCAGCCGCGACGCCATTGCCGCGTTCAGCGCAGGGTCCTGCCCCGTGCTCGAGTTGTACCCGTACAGCCTCGAGCTGAACGAGCTGCAGTGCGTCACCCCGATCGTGTGCGCTCctaaacaaacaaagaaaaacaaaatctttTACTCTTCTCGGGAAGAAAAACACGTAGATTTGCTACACAGCCAGATCCCGTTAGAACAAGATCACCCcgtcttttggcttttgttaTGCTTTTCTCAACCTTAACTTGAtcgttgattttgaggtttttaaattgtagcttattttttaattttagctcctagatcactatgaacacagatataaaaatttttattcgtaaattattttctacttataaatatgttgtttgacttttttagaaagacaaaagagaaattttatagtacttgggtaggtactgagaggtactaaaattttaatgtaaaatttggtaacttATAGTACCTAGGTAATaaaaagtaccaaaattttacactaaaattttagtacctcataatatcttctcaaggactataaaattattcaaaagaaaaaaagataacccCCGATATATCAACCTAATAGCAAACCAGTTAGGTAAGATAGCATTCCCTCCGTTTTTCAAATTGACGTCATTACTTTTGAATATACAtctaactatttgtcttattcaatttttttatttatttagtaataaattaaatcacaacaaataactaataattatataattttttaaataagacaaataataaaaatagactcaaaagtcaaaaaaaaaaaacagtattcCATTGAATTGGATCAACGGGAGTACCGTTCTCTGCTACACCACATTTGTTATTTCCACACTTGCAAACTATTGTTTGGGCCTAATTGGATAGTGGGCTGGTTTCCACACAAGTGCCTACGATATGGgcctataaagttaaaatggGCCATACCTGAAAGGGTGACCATCTCTTCCTGGGAAAGCCCATACTTGGCAAACATGCGTGTGAGAGTGGGCACATCTGCCGTGGGAGGGGGCAGGCTCGCCATCGCGTCGGACGCGACGGAGGTGTTGCCgtccctcctcccggccggaaCTCGGTACGGGCTGCCGCCGGTCTGCATTGCcgtccaccaccgccgccggcgccaccgaaTGTAAGTTCAGCTATGTCTCACAGCGAGATGAACTGAACGGCTCGcgaatggagagagagagagagagagcaatgCGTACCAGCACGACGCTGTCTctggcggcgaaggcgaggacgtcggcgcaGGAGACCACCCCCTTGCACGCGCTCTCCAGCCGCTGCTTGGCGCTGTCCACCACCTCGAACCCTCTCAGGCTCTTGTTCGGCGGCGCGtccttctccgccgccgtcgtgctgtTCGCCGCCGAGTCCAGCAAAACCGACGCGTCACATCCCTAGCTAACACACGGGGTTCACCATCAAGCATGCATCACCTCATGGAAAGTATATAAGCAGGAGAGATTAAGATTGatttataatggtatattGGGAATGACCTTGACGAAGCAGTCATGGAAGTGCATCCGGAcaaggccggcggcgaggccaggGTTGGCGCTCACGGCCTTGCCCACCTCGTCTCTCACGATCACTTCGGCCTGGGGGCACGACTGGTCGTAGAACCCTACCTGTAGCTGCGCTTTTGCAGCTCCAGCGCACAAGCTTATCAGTGCCACGACCACTGCacctaccgccgccgccgccaactccATGGCCTCGATCGCGATACGATCGAtctcgctagctagctagcagctacTAGGCTCTGTCGACTAGTGCGTCAAAAGACCTGCACAATGCGGACAAATTTATAGCTAGGTGGCTAGCAAATGATGTCAAGAAGAACCCTAACTAGTCTCGTGGATGAACATTGGTCACTCCAGTGGACTAACTAGTCTACATGCATGTTCTTAATCAACTAACACTGGTACTACTAATTGTCACTGACAGGCATGTTCAGACAAGCTTTCAGGCAGCCATGTGAAGGCCTGTGGCTAGAAACATGGCAAGATTTTTTCAGGCGGTCAGCATTGGGATAACAGGATTAGCCATGGTTGGTGCAGTGTGTGTAATTAAACAACTAGTAGCTAGCTGCTAAATTAAACAGCTGCTGCGACTTGCAACGACCGTTTGTTCTTCGGTGTCATTAATTGCAGTTATCAAAGAGCTGGCGTTTGTAAATGTGTCATTTTTACCAAGGGTATGAGGATTAGGAGGGTTTTCATTTCGGACACAGTCCTAGCGATCGAGGATTTGAAAAATTGAGTTGCTTCAAGATTGGTCAAGGCATCTAGCTAGTTGTCTCATGTGCTAGGGACAGAACCGAACGTGCATGGAGTTCTAGAGGGTGGATATAAAAATGGCAACCATCATGTGGTTAAGCGTGCAAGTGGTGCAAGATCGAGGTAGTTTTGCACTTTGCAGGGCATGTCATAGGGCAGGGATCCGCGAAGGGCAGCACAAGTGTGATGGTTTTTATGCTAACTATAGTGTCTAGTGGGTTGTACGTTTCATTGATCTGGAAGATAGGAACACAAATGAGATCGTCTTGCAGGGATAGGGCATCCTATATGTTTGTAAAATGCTTTCACATGTGGCCAAGTTCATGTTTGCGTATGGCAAAGTTGGAACTTGGAACtagtagtttgaaaagaaaaaacaattgtcTGCATAGGCCATGTGAGTATGGTGACAATAGTCCACAACAATacaataccattttttttcttctctttttaagATTTAGACCCTTTTTGTTGGATTCAGACAAGAGGACTGCAACATGAAAATGGTGACGTGCGTCCAAGTTTCTTCCTATTTGTAATGGCATTTTACGCCCTTTTCAATGTCTTTGTGACACTGCTACTACACGATGAGAACCCATATTACAAGTATAAGAAATACAGTAGCAATGATCAGGGTTTGCAAAAAACCACGAAAACCGCgacggttaccgcggtaaccgtgctCTCCGCGGAGGCACAGTTTCGGTAAGCCGTGCTagccgagtttaaatttgaggagaatttaaaaaaattgagaaaatttaatgaaaaaatatgtggtatatgttgatatatagtgtagttttgtcaaagaaattaatgaaacaATGTATTCCCAGCGTAATGAAAATTCcataaacgagtatttcgggaaaaaaaattaaaaaatagcctattgcaagtaatatttcatagaaagatggtcaagaatattttgtgttgagtcattattaatttacactagacactagggtacataatgttgaaatacaaatatacaatgatggatatatggaaaatatgtatagagaaaaattatcgTGCATCTTAGTaagtatataatagttttattcgtaataatgggtagtaggtatagttgtgacgcaacaatcaaaataaagttgttacttgttattggagtgaattatttggtgaagggtgatatgccggtgtatatttgtatgttgtaatattaaaatttagaaaatgtcatgtgaaaattttcttattttccctataacatgttctattgtcataaatatagtcacaaaatattttcctatttttcatgtatttgtttagattttttaaaatttttttgcatttgacatcacacccgcggtctcctcgcggtaaccgtgacaaaccgcgcggtaagccgcgaaaaccgtgcaagtttaaatttaaatttttttggatttaaatttattccGATTTTTGCGGTTACCATAAGTGATCCGTGGAAGCGCGGTACCGCGGTTTTAACGGTTTGCGCGGTAAGGAAAACCTGGTAATGACAGCCAGCAAAAGGCTCGTGCAGGAGCCGCTTTTCCTCATACGCGTGGTTACAGATTTCAACCTTTTCTCCGCACGCTGTACGTACAAACACGAAACAACACTTGTTAGGTAGCTTATTATCTTtgaaagatgataaaaaaaacattgcatCTATACGACTAAATTAACAACAGATATTGCCATTATGAGATCACCTGAAGCTGGTTGCTTTTCTCGTCTGTTCTCTCGGCTAAGTCATCCTGCAATGTTCATGTAAAGCATTGGTTTAGGTGTCAGGAACCCAAGTATttagggcctgtttagtttgtaaaaagtttttgcaaaaacattaaATCAAAGTTTTTGACActcatttaaagtattaaacgtactctaattacaaaacaaatttcagattccgtctggaaaacgtgagacgaatcttttgagtctaattaatctgtcattagtatatgttggttacatagcacttatagctaatcacgtcctaattaggcttaaaagatttgtctcacgatttctcgcATAACTGtattgttcatatatatttaatgttttatttacgtgtctaaaaatttaatggaaTGTTTTTGCGAAAAGTTTTTGTGAACTAAACTGGCCCTTAATTCAGAAACGACGCCTACAATAATAGGCACAAGCTAGTGATGCTTACAATCAGCCTAGTGTGCAGATCCAGCTCCTCGTTGATCGCCAGCGCAATGT from Oryza brachyantha chromosome 3, ObraRS2, whole genome shotgun sequence carries:
- the LOC102719563 gene encoding peroxidase 5-like → MELAAAAVGAVVVALISLCAGAAKAQLQVGFYDQSCPQAEVIVRDEVGKAVSANPGLAAGLVRMHFHDCFVKGCDASVLLDSAANSTTAAEKDAPPNKSLRGFEVVDSAKQRLESACKGVVSCADVLAFAARDSVVLTGGSPYRVPAGRRDGNTSVASDAMASLPPPTADVPTLTRMFAKYGLSQEEMVTLSGAHTIGVTHCSSFSSRLYGYNSSTGQDPALNAAMASRLARVCPQGSGNTVAMDDGSENTFDTSYYQNLLAGRGVLASDQTLTADNATAALVAQNAYNMYLFATRFGQAMVKMGAIQVLTGSNGQIRTNCRVAN